Sequence from the Ornithinimicrobium humiphilum genome:
CCCGGCCGGGCGGTCCGGCTCCGCGACGGGCTCCTCGCCCAGGTCGTGCTGCCGGCGGGCGACGGGCCCCAGCCGGGCCCGCCTCCCGGGACCGCGCCACCCCGGGTCGTGAGCCTGCCGGCATCCCGGCCTTCGGACGTCCCTCCCGGCACCTGGGCGTTGGGTGGTGACGAGGCCGAGCCCCTCCCTGCCCCCAGACCTCCCCTGCTGGTCGCGGGCCCACCGGGGTCAGGAGTCAGCACGGCCCTGGCGTCGCTCGCGCGACTCCTCCCCGGCCCCGGGCTCCGCATCGACGCGACGTCGCTGGGCGCCCCCGACGACCTGGCCCGCCGGCTCGAGGACCACGACGGGCCGGTCGTCGTCGACGACGCGCACCTGCTTGCCGGCAGCCCGGTCGAGGACGCGGTCCTGGCGTGGGCCGCGCGGGCCTCCGGTCCGCTCCTGGTGGGCGTCGAGCTCGAGGCCGCAGGCTCCGCCTTCCGCGGGCTCGTCCCACTGGTGGGCCGGCACCGACGAGGGCTCGTGCTCTCCCCCTCGACACCCACCCACGGCGGGGTGCTCGGCGTCAGGCTGCCCGTCGGCGACCGTCCGGTCCCCGGTCGCGGGGTGCTCGTCGAGGCCGGTCGGTGCACCCGTGTCCAGGTGCTCCCGCTCAGCCCTCCGGCGTCGGAGTCGACAGCCCCGTCCCCAGGCGGCCCATGAGGAAGACCGAGACGACCGTCGACGCGCTGATCAGCACGACGAGGCTCGCCAGCCACCACGGGGCGAACTGGAACATCGCGATACCGAGCGGCACGAGCAGGAAGTTGAAGGCGATCGCGGGCGCCTGCGCGCGCGGATGCCGCATACCCAGGCCTTTGGCCGTGTAGAAGAGGCCGAGAACGAAGACGAGGATCGTCACCACCGACATGATCACGACCATGAGGTCGGTGCCGTGGCCGAGCACCAGCTCGTAGACGTAGAAGAGCGCGATGCCGACCAGCACCAGCGCCTCGAGCCCGACCAGGGCCGTCGCGACGCGGGTGGCGAGCAGCTCGCGCGGCGTCGGCGCGCTGGGCGCGGTCGATCCCCCCGCCCCCGTAACGGTCATGACCGTGATCTTCTCAACGAGCGCGTGTGCAGGCGGTGGGCCGTGCGGTAGCCGAGGGCGTCGTAGAGCCGCAGCGCCGCGGTGTTGTCGCTGTAGACGCCCAACGTGCTCACCCCGGCCTCCTCGATCGCGGCCGTCGTCAGGCGCGCGGTGAGGAGGGCACCGATCCCCCGGCCGCGCTGCTCCTGCGCCACGACGATCCCGGCCAGGTGCGGGATGCCCGAGGCCAGCTCGTGCACCGCCCCGACCCCGACGAGGTCGCCGTCGTCGACGACCCCCAGCCAGAGCGTCGCGTAGCCGCGACCCGGGTAGCCCTCGAACGAGAGGTTGTGCCGGAGCCCGAAGTCAGCGATCCGCTCGGCGTCCTCGACGTCGTCCAGCTCCACGAGCTCCACGCCCTCCACCACACGGTCGAGGACCGGCGTCTCACGCGTCCAGAGGAAGTCCCAGTGCCCCGAGCCGGAGGGGGCCAGCCCGCCCGGCACCTCCAGCGACCGCCCCGGCAGGGTCGAGAACCACTCGACGGACACGCCCTGCTCGTCGGCGAGGGCGGCGAGCACCGCGAGCGCCTCGGACTCGGCACGCTCCGGGCTCCCGGGGGCCACGACGGCGGTCCCGCCCCAGTGGCCGGAGGGGCGCCACGGACCCACGCAGGCCCAGCCGTCCTCCCCCGCGACGGCGAGCAGCTCGGAGGACGTCGCCCACCGGACCCACGGGTCCTGGGCGCTCAGCTCGAGCAGCTGCGTCCGGTCGACCTGGGCCCACGTCACGCCGAACACTGTGCCACACGGGGCACCCCCGTCGGGCAGCCGGATCCGCCGTCGGAGGCCGCACCGGACGGGCGGGGTGGCACAGGGAGGGGCCAGGGTCCGAGGTTAGGGTTTTCCCGTGACCTCGGCGAAGCGCCTCGTGCTCGAGACCCTCGGGTGGGTGCTTCTGGCGGCCGGTGTGCTGGCCCTCTTCCTCCCCGGCCCCGGGATGCTCCTCATCCTGTCCGGGCTCGTCGTGCTGTCCACGCAGTACCACTGGGCGCGGCGGCTCACCGAGCCGGTCAAGGTCAAGGCCTGGCTGGCCGCGGTCGAGAGCGTGGAGACCAAGCGCCGCATCGTGCTGTCCGCCCTGGGCGCCCTGAGCCTGGCGGCCATCGGCGTCTTGTGGATCTGGTCACCGCCCGCCCCCGCCTGGTGGGTCCTCGACGACGCCTGGTGGCTCTTCGGCGGCGCGGTCGTCGGGGGCACCCTCATCGGCTCCAGCGTCCTGGGCCTGGGCCTGCTGATCTTCTCGGTCGTGCGCTTCCGCGGACGTCCCGCGGCCGTCGCGCACGTCATGCGCATGCAGACCGACTACAAGGTGCGCGTCGCGCGCCGCAAGGTGGCCCACCGCCGGCTCAACCGGCGCACCGGCCGCCGCGACCGCTTCTGGCACGGGCACCTCTAACCGGTGCTTGACCCTCACCCTGGTGCAGACCCCAGGCTGAGGTCATGACCGACGTCCCCCGCCTGCTCTCCATCGGCGAGCTCTCCCGCGCCAGCGGCATCAGCGTGAGCGCGCTCCGCTTCTACGATCGCACCGGAGTGCTCGCCCCCGCCGACGTCGAGCCGGCCACGGGCTACCGGCGCTACCTGCCCTCGCAGGTGGCGCAGGCACGGCTGCTCGCCGGTATGCGGCGGGTCCAGATGCCGGTCGCCGAGATGGCCGCCGCGCTCGAGGCGGTGCGGACCGGCGACGTCGGGACGGCCGACGACCTGCTCACCGCCCACCTCGACCGCCTCGAGACCGGCCTGCAGCAGGCGCGCGCCCAGGTCGCGCAGCTGCGGGCCGCGGTGGCCGACGGCACCCCGCCCCTGCCGGAGGACGCTCCCGTCGCCGGCGTCCCGGCCGCGACCCTGCTCGCCAACCTGGCCGCGGTCCGGCACGCGGTCAGCACCGACCCCGACCTGCCCGCCCTCCAGGGGGTGCTGGTCGAGGTCGGTGACGGGCTGACGCTGGTGGCGACCGACCGCTACCGCATGGTCGTCGCCGGCCCGTGGCGCCGGAGCTCGATCAACACCACCCCGGGGTCGGTGCTCCTGCCTGCCGAGGAGGCCGACCGGCTCGCGTCCTGGCTCCGCGGCCGGGACTGCTCGCTGGAGGTCTCGGTCGAGGACGACCACCTCGTCGTGAGCGCCGACGACGACGAGCTGCGGCTGACGGGCATGGACGAGCCCTATCCCGACTACCGCGCGGTGCTCGACCACGGCGGGGCGGACCGCCCGGTCGACGGCGCCGCGCTGCAGGCCGCCCTGGCCGGGACCGACCGGCTCGTCGACCTCGACGGGCTGACGGTCGACCGGGACTACCTGTGGCAGGCGGTGGGCGCCGTCCCCGACGGCCGCGTCATGCTGCCCGCCGAGGGCGTCCTGGCCCCGCTCGTGGTGCGCTCCCCCGACGAGGACGACGTGCTCGCGCTCGTCATGCCGGTGCTGCGGCAGGAGCAGCCGTGAGCGTCCTGATGCACCTGTGCCGCACCTGCCGGCACCGCGCCACCTCCCACGACGGTGGTGACCGCGGCTACAGCGGGTGCCGCTGCTGCCTGGGCGCCGGCGACATCGACCCACGACCCGTCCTCGTGGCGACCTTCACCAGCCCGGGCGGGCGCCCCGAGCCGCTCTACCCGCCGGGCACGCTCTGGAACGCCGGCACCATGCACCGGCTGACGCTGTGCGCCTGCGTGGCGTGCCACGAGGAGCACGCCCGGCTGGCGCAGCGGGCGGGCTGAGGCGGGGCGGGCAGGCCCGTCCTTCGGGGGAGGAACGCGGGGTATGCCGCCGCGTCCCGTCGGCTCAGCGTGCGACCTGGTAGCGCACGAAGGCCGGCACCGCGAGGGCTGCGACGATCACGAGGACCACGACCAGGAGGCCGCCGCCCGCGGTGGCGACGCCGGGGCCGAGCGCCGAGCCGGCACCGCCGTGGACCACGTCGGCGATCCGCGGACCCCCGACCACCACGACGAAGAAGACTCCCTGCAGCCGCCCGCGGACGTCGTCCTCGGCAGCCTCCTGCAGCATCGTCGAGCGGAAGGCGGCCGAGGCCATGTCGGCCGCGCCGGCGACCGCGAGCGCGGCGACCGCCAGGACGAGCAGCACCTGCAGGGCCGGCGTGCCCTCGAGGCCGCGCTGGCCCAGCTGCACCGAGCCGTCGACGCGCCCGGCCGCCAGGAAGACCAGCCCCGCGCCCCCGATCCCCAGCCCCCAGACGACGACCGAGACGATCACGGCCAGCCCCTGGCGACGCACCCGCGAGACCCAGCCGGAGAAGACGCCGCCGAGCGCGGCCCCGAGCGGGATGGCGGCCATGAGGAGCGCGAAGGCGATGCCACCCTCGAGCGGACCACCGAAGACCTCATGCCCCACCTGCGGGAAGAGGGCCCGCGGCATGCCGAAGACCATCGCGATGAGGTCGACCACGAAGCTCATCAGCAGCACGGTGTGCAGGCGCAGGTAGCGCAGCCCGTCGAGCACGTGCCCCAGGCCCACCCGCCCCGTCGCGACCGTGGTCGGGGGCATGGCCGGCAGCCGCACCACGGCCCACAGGGTGGCGAGGAGGAGCACGGTGTCGGCGGCGTAGAGGGCCGCGTAGCCCAGGACCGGGATGAGCGCGCCGCCGGCCAACGGGCCGGCGATCGCGCCGAACTGCATCACCGTCATGTTCAGGGCGTTGCCGGCGGGCAGCTGCTCGGGTGGGATGAGTCGCGGCAGGATCGCCGCGCGGGCCGGCTGGTTGAGGGCGAAGAAGGCCTGCTGGAGCGCGAGGATCCCCAGCAGGAGCCACACGTTGCGGAGGTCGAGGACCGCCTGCAGGCAGAAGAGCGCGCTGGCGGCGATGATGCCTGTCGTCGTGACCACCAGCAACCGCCGCCGGTCCATGTGGTCGGCCAGCGCTCCGCCGTAGAGCCCGCCGACGACGAGCGGGACGAGGGCGAACAGACCGGCGACCCCGACCATCGCCGAGCTCCGCGTGATGGCGTAGATCTGCGCGGGGACCGCGACGACCGTCAGCTGCGCGCCGATGACCGTGACGATGTTGGCCAGCCAGAGCCGCCGGAAGTGCGGATTCTGCAGCGGCCGGGTGTCGGCGAAGGTGGCACGCGCGCGTGCGCGGAGGCCCACAGCCAGGCCGTGGTCAGTCGGTCGGGCAGCAGGCGACCGCGGCCACCTCGCGCTGCGGCGGCGCGCCGATGCTCGGGATGCCGAGGCTCACGGCCGGCTTGCGCTTCACGCCCGGCGTCGCGCCCTCCTGGAGCGCCTCCCAGGCGTCGCCGCCGCGGGTGCGGCGCACGGCATACACCCCGCCCTGGACGCCGGAGTCGGCGATCAGGTGGTGCGGGGCGCCGTAGGTGACGGCCACGGTGACGACGTCGCCGGGGCGCGGACGCTCCGCACCCGGCGGCACGGCGAAGTGGACGAGCCTGTTGTCGCGGGCGCGGCCGGACAGGCGCTCGGTCTCGGCGTCCTTGCGGCCCTCGCCGGGCGCGACGAGCACCTCGACCTCGCGGCCCTCGAGCTCGCGGTTGCCGGCCCAGGAGACCTCCTCCTGGACGGCGATGAGCCGGTCGAAGCGCTCCTGCACGACCTCCTTGGGCACCTGGCCCTCCATCTCGGCCGCAGGGGTGCCGGGGCGGATGGAGTACTGGAAGGTGAAGGCGCTGGAGAAGCGGGAGGCTCGGACGACGTCGAGGGTGTCCTGGAAGTCCTCCTCGGTCTCGCCCGGGAAACCGACGATGAGGTCGGTGGTGATCGCGGCGTCGGGGATCTGCGCACGGACACGGTCGAGGATCCCGAGGAACTTCTCGCTGCGGTAGGAGCGGCGCATCGCCCGCAGCACACGGTCGGAGCCGGACTGCAGCGGCATGTGCAGGCTCGGCATGACGTTGGGGGTCTCGGCCATCGCGGCGATGACGTCGTCGGTGAAGGCCGCCGGGTGCGGGCTGGTGAAGCGCACCCGCTCCAGGCCCTCGATCTCGCCGCAGGCGCGCAGCAGCTTGCCGAAGGCGAGCCGGTCGCCGAACTCCACGCCGTAGGTGTTGACGTTCTGGCCCAGCAGGGTCACCTCGACGACGCCCTGGGCGACGAGCGCCTCGATCTCGGCGAGGATCTCGCCCGGTCGGCGGTCCTTCTCCTTGCCGCGCAGGCTCGGCACGATGCAGAACGTGCAGGTGTTGTTGCAGCCGACGGAGATCGACACCCAGGCGGCGTAGGCCGAGTCGCGCCGGGTCGGCAGCGTGGAGGGGAATACCTCCAGGGACTCGAGGATCTCGACCTCGGCCGCCTTGTTGTGGCGGGCGCGGTCGAGCAGCGCCGGCAGCGAGCCGACGTTGTGCGTGCCGAAGACGACGTCGACCCACGGCGCGCGCGCGACGATCGTCGAGCGGTCCTTCTGCGCGAGGCAGCCGCCGACGGCGATCTGCATGTCGGGGTTCTTCAGCTTGGCGGGGCGCAGCTGGCCGAGGTTGCCGTAGAGCTTGTTGGAGGCGTTCTCGCGGACGGCGCAGGTGTTGAACACCACGACGTCGGCGACCTCGGGACGCTCCCCCTCGGGCAGGCTGGACAGTTCGACGTAGCCCGCCGTCTCGAGCAGGCCGGCGAGCCGCTCGGAGTCGTGCACGTTCATCTGGCAGCCGTGCGTGCGCACGTCGTAGGTCTTGGTGGTGTTCATCGCACCCTCAAGGGTAATGCCGCCCGGACGTGTCGTCGTCCTCCTCACAGCGCGGATCCCCTACCGGTCGTAGGATGAGGTCACCCCAGGAAAGCACCTTCTGAAGGAGGGGCGAACCATGATCACCGGCGATCGAGAGAGCATCGGCGACGAGTTCGGCGTCTACAGCATCGACGACGAGGACCAGCTCTCGTCCGAGGACACCCTCGACGGCGACGGGGACCCGCTGGACCGCGGGTACCGCGTCCCGGAGCGGCTCCAGGGCGTGACCTCGCACGGGTTGACCCCGTCCGAGCAGTCCACCGGAGAGACGATCGACCAGCGGGTGCGTCAGGAGGATCCCGACCCGTGGTCCGCCCCCGACGACGATGACGCCGAGGACGACGGCTTCACCACCGGCGAGGACGCCGACGCGGTGCGCGCGCGGCTGCGCGACGAGGAGTACGGCCGGGTCGGGCGGATCGTCGCCCCCGACGAGGGCCTCACCGAGGACCGCGAGGAGCGCCTGGTCGCCCGCGAGGGCAGGCCCACCAGCTGGGACTCCCCCGAGGAGTCGGCGATGCACTACACCGACGGCGACGAGGACGAACTCACCGAGGTCGAGTGGGACCCGGCCGACGAGCCGGTCGGCGACGACGACGAGTGAGCGGGACGGTCAGTCGCGCAGGTGCTCGGGCAGCTCGTCCAGCGCCTCGCGGATGACCTGGTGGGAGACCGACGAGCCGTAGCCCTTGCGGGCCAGGAAGCCCGCCAGCCGCCGGGTCTGCACCTCCCGGTCCAGGCCCCGCATCGTGCGCAGCCGGCGGGCGACCAGCGCCCGGGCCTGCTCCTTCTCGCGCTCGGGGTCGACCTCCTCCAGCGCCGCCTCGACCACGTCGTCGGCCACGCCCTTCTGGCGCAGCTCGTGGCGCAGCGCCGACGCGGCGAGGCCCTTGGTCTCCTGCCGGGAGCGCACGAACATCTCGGCGTAGGACTCGTCGTCGACGAGCCCGACCTCGGTCATGCGGTCGAGGACGGCGCGGGCCACCTGCGGCTCGCACCCGCGGTCGCGCAGCTTGTCCTCGAGCTGACGTCGGGTGCGCGGCCCCATGGCCAGCTGCCGCAGCACGATGCTGCGGGCGACGGCGTGGGGGTCGGGCTCGCCGCCCGCGGACTCCGACGACCCACCGCCCGCGACGCCGGAGCGCCGTGCCGGTCGCGTGCCCGCGTGGGTGGCGTCCCCGCCCTGGACCTCACCGGCCGGGCCCGGCCCACCGCGACGCGGCAGGCCGGAGGCCCTGGCGGCGGACTCGGCCGCCGCCAGGGCCTGTCGAGCGGCGGCGAGCCGGGCCTCGTCCGTGCCGCCGGACATCAGAAGTCGACCGAGACCTCACCGGTGACCGGGTCGACCCCGGCCGGGAGGTCGTCGGTGACCGGCTGGGCGCCGATGCCGAGCTTGGCCTTGATCTTGCGGTCGATCTCGTCGGCCAGGTCCGGGTTGTCCTTGAGGAACTGGCGGGCGTTCTCCTTGCCCTGCCCCATCTGGTCGCCCTCGTAGGTGTACCAGGCGCCCGACTTGCGCACGAAGCCGTGCTCCACGCCCATGTCGATGAGGCTGCCCTCGCGGGAGATGCCCTGGCCGTAGAGGATGTCGAACTCGGCCTGCTTGAACGGCGGAGAGACCTTGTTCTTGACGATCTTGGCGCGGGTGCGGTTGCCGACCGCGTCGGTGCCGTCCTTGAGGGTCTCGATGCGGCGGACGTCGATGCGGACCGAGGCGTAGAACTTCAACGCCTTGCCACCGGTGGTGGTCTCGGGCGAGCCGAACATCACGCCGATCTTCTCGCGCAGCTGGTTGATGAAGATCGCGGTCGTGCCGGTGCTGTTGAGCGCCCCGGTGATCTTGCGCAGCGCCTGCGACATGAGGCGGGCCTGCAGACCGACGTGGCTGTCACCCATCTCGCCCTCGATCTCGGCGCGGGGCACTAGGGCCGCCACGGAGTCGATGACGATGATGTCGAGCGCCCCGGAGCGGATCAGCATGTCGGCGATCTCCAGCGCCTGCTCACCCGTGTCGGGCTGGCTGACGAGGAGGGCGTCGGTGTCGACGCCGAGCTTCTTGGCGTACTCCGGGTCGAGCGCATGCTCCGCGTCGATGAAGGCCGCGATGCCGCCGGCCCGCTGGGCGTTGGCGACGGCGTGCAGCGCCACCGTGGTCTTGCCGCTCGACTCCGGGCCGTAGATCTCGACCACGCGGCCGCGGGGCAGGCCGCCGACGCCGAGCGCCACGTCGAGGGCGATGGAGCCGGTGGGGATCACCTGGATCGGCGGGCGGTCCTCGTCGCCCAGGCGCATCACGGAGCCCTTGCCGTGCTGCTTCTCGATCTGGGCCATCACCGTGTCGAGCGCGCGCAGCTTGTCGTTGCCGGCGCCTCGGGTGGCCGCTCCTGCGGCAGCCTTGGCGGGGGTCCTGGTCTGGGCCATGTCCTGCTCCTTCGTCTCTCGTGGCGAGCGCGTCTACCTTCGACCGGCCGGTCCGGCCGTCCCGCCCTCCTGGGTGCGAAGGACGTCGATCCCGTGTCCGATCAGACGCTAGGTGCCGCCACCGACAGACCCCCTCCCCCACGTGTCCCGCTGGGGAGGACGGCCACCCCGGAGGGCACCATGTGGACCACCGTAATCGAAAACCTGTACGAAACGTCCGCAGGGTCCCCGCGTGTCGCGCGCCGGACAGACATTCCCCCACGTCAAGCCACCCTCCCCACGGCCCTACACTGGGTTCCCATCCCCCCGGGACCGACGCCGCCGTCTCCCGAGCCACGTCATACCGACTGACCAGGAAGTCCCATGGCCCTGATCGTGATGAAGTTCGGCGGCTCCTCGGTCGCCGACGCAGAGGCGATGCTGCGCGTCGCCCAGCGCGTCGTGTCCACCCACCGCGAGGGCAACCAGGTCGCGGTGGTCGTCTCCGCCATGGGCGACACCACCGACGATCTCCTCGACCTGGCCGCGCAGATCACCCCCGGTCCCCCGCCGGAGCGCGAGCTGGACATGCTGCTCTCCGCCGGCGAGCGCATCTCGATGGCGCTGCTGGCGATGGCGATCGAGCGCCTCGGCGTGCCGGCCAAGAGCTTCACCGGCGCCCAGGCCGGCATGGTCACCGACACCTCGCACGGGCACGCCCGGCTCCTCGAAGTCCAGCCCGAGCGCGTGCGCGCCACCCTCGACGCGGGCGGCGTCGCGATCGTCGCCGGCTTCCAGGGCATCAGCACCGACGACGACATCACCACCCTGGGCCGCGGCGGGTCCGACACCACCGCGGTCGCCCTCGCCGCCGCGCTCGACGCCGACGTCTGCGAGATCTACACCGACGTCGACGGTCTCTACACCGCCGACCCGCGCATCGTGCCCACCGCCCGCCGGGTCACCCGGCTCACCATCGAGGAGACCCTCGAGATGGCGGCGCACGGCGCCAAGATCCTGCACCTGCGCGCCGTGGAGTACGCGCGCCGGTTCACCGTCCCGCTCCACGTCCGCAGCAGCTTCTCCGACCAGGAGGGCACGTGGATCCTGGTCGGACGACCCCTCACGGAGGACACCATGGAAGAACCGATCATCTCGGGCATCGCCCACGACAAGTCCCTGGGCAAGGTGACCGCCGTCGGCATCCCCGACCGCCCGGGGGCCGCCGCGACCGTCGTCGGCGCGGTCGCGAAGGCCGGCGTGTCCATCGACATGATCGTCCAGAACGTCTCGACCTCCGACGCCGAGACCTCCGACATCTCCTTCACCATCCCCGAGGCCGACGGCCAGACCGCCGTCGCCGCGATCCGGGCGCTGCAGGACGAGATGGGCTTCGCCGACGTGCTCTACACCAGCCACGTCGGCAAGCTCTCGCTCGTCGGCGCCGGCATGCGCTCCAACCCCTCGGTCGCCTCCGAGCTCTTCGCGGCGCTGGCCGACGCCGGGGTCAACATCGAGATGATCAGCACCTCCGAGATCCGGATCTCGGTCATCTGCGACCAGGCCGACCTCGAGCGCGCGGTGCGTGCGGTCCACACGGCGTTCGACCTGGACGCCGAGGAGCAGGCCGTGGTCTACGGCGGGACGGGCCGGTGAGCGGTATGACGCAGGACGGTCGGCGGCTGCACGTCGCCCTGGTCGGCGCGACGGGTCAGGTCGGCGGCGTGATGCGCCGGCTGCTCTCCGAGCGCGGCTTCCCCGTGGCCTCGGTGCGCTACCTCGCCTCGGCGCGGTCGGCCGGCTCCGAGCTGCCCTGGGACGGCTCGGCCGACGGGGCGCCCGGCTGGGACGAGCCCCGGTCCGTGGTCGTCGAGGACGTCGAGACCGCCGACCTCTCCGGCATCGACGTGGCCCTCTTCTCCGCCGGCGGCGGCGCCAGCCGCGCCCACGCCGGCCGCTTCGCCGAGGCGGGTGCGGTCGTCGTCGACAACTCCTCCGCCTGGCGCATGGACGACGAGGTGCCGCTCGTCGTCAGCGAGGTCAACCCCGACGACCTCGCGCTGGCCGTCGGCGACGGGGGCCGGCGGATCGTCGCCAACCCCAACTGCACGACGATGGCCGCGATGCCGGTGCTGCGCCCGCTGCACGCCGAGGCCGGCCTCGAGCGGCTGCGCGTCGCGACCTACCAGGCGGTCTCCGGCTCCGGCCTGGCCGGCGTCAGCGAGCTCGCCGGACAGGTGCGCAGCGCGGTCTCGGGCGACGTCGAGGGCCTGACCCACGACGGCGCCGCCGTCGACCTGCCCGAGCCGGGTGTCTACGTCGCGCCGATCGCCTTCAACGTCGTCCCGCTCGCCGGCGACCTCGTCGAGGACGGCGAGACCTCCGAGGAGGTCAAGCTCCGCAACGAGTCGCGCAAGATCCTGGGCATCCCGGAGCTGGCGGTCTCGGGCACGTGCGTGCGCGTGCCGGTCTTCACCGGGCACAGCCTCGCCATCCACGCCGAGTTCGCCCGGCCGATCACCCCGGAGCGGGCCACCGAGCTGCTCGCCGACGCCCCGGGCGTCGCGCTGGCCGACGTCCCGACCCCGCTCGCGGCGGCCGGTGCCGACCCGTCCTACGTGGGACGCATCCGCGTCGACCAGTCCGTGCCGGACGGCCGCGGCCTGGTCATGTTCGTCTCGAACGACAACCTGCGCAAGGGCGCCGCCCTCAACGCGGTCCAGATCGCCGAGGTGCTCCTGGAGCGCGGCCTGGTCTGAGCGCCCCTCCGACGCGCACGGCCCCGGCGGATCCCGCCGGGGCCGTCGTCGTCGGAAGGCCCGCTAGCCCTTGTCCTTGGCCTTGGGCTCGGGGAGGTGGTGGTGCTCGGGCGGGACGTCCAGGTCCGCGCACACCGCACGCCATACCGTGCGGGGCGGCAGCCCCTCCTCCAGCGCCTGCGACGGGGTGCGCCCGTCGAGGACCCCCAGCGAGTGCGTGTCGGCGACGACGCGGGCGTAGCCCGCACCGAACTCCTGCTCCATCAGGGCCCAGAACTCGCTCAGACGCACCCGGGCACCCTACCCGCCGCCCAGCAGGGCGACGACCACGAGCATCGCGGGCATCGCGAGGAGCGTGGTGACCAGCACGCTGTCCCGGGCGATGTCCTCGCCCCGCCCGTAGGCGACCGCCAGCACGAAGACGTTCTGCGCGGTCGG
This genomic interval carries:
- a CDS encoding aspartate-semialdehyde dehydrogenase, with protein sequence MTQDGRRLHVALVGATGQVGGVMRRLLSERGFPVASVRYLASARSAGSELPWDGSADGAPGWDEPRSVVVEDVETADLSGIDVALFSAGGGASRAHAGRFAEAGAVVVDNSSAWRMDDEVPLVVSEVNPDDLALAVGDGGRRIVANPNCTTMAAMPVLRPLHAEAGLERLRVATYQAVSGSGLAGVSELAGQVRSAVSGDVEGLTHDGAAVDLPEPGVYVAPIAFNVVPLAGDLVEDGETSEEVKLRNESRKILGIPELAVSGTCVRVPVFTGHSLAIHAEFARPITPERATELLADAPGVALADVPTPLAAAGADPSYVGRIRVDQSVPDGRGLVMFVSNDNLRKGAALNAVQIAEVLLERGLV
- a CDS encoding DUF3046 domain-containing protein; the protein is MRLSEFWALMEQEFGAGYARVVADTHSLGVLDGRTPSQALEEGLPPRTVWRAVCADLDVPPEHHHLPEPKAKDKG